One region of Pseudomonadota bacterium genomic DNA includes:
- a CDS encoding GreA/GreB family elongation factor, translating to ATAEVIDPSKFGTLTRVVFGASVRIEDIDSGDQRFISIFGSEESDIEKGWISFEAPLGKALIGKEIGDIAKVVLPGGDREYEILEISVQYEETVEETTAGKP from the coding sequence TTGCAACGGCAGAGGTTATCGATCCAAGTAAGTTCGGCACATTAACGCGTGTCGTTTTTGGGGCGAGTGTACGCATAGAGGATATCGACTCAGGAGATCAACGCTTTATCAGCATCTTCGGTTCCGAGGAATCCGATATCGAGAAGGGCTGGATCTCGTTTGAAGCCCCCTTAGGTAAGGCCCTGATAGGAAAAGAGATCGGGGATATCGCCAAGGTTGTACTGCCTGGAGGAGATCGTGAGTACGAGATCCTAGAGATTAGCGTGCAGTATGAGGAGACGGTCGAAGAGACAACGGCAGGGAAGCCGTAG